DNA sequence from the Caulobacter segnis genome:
GTGGGTCAACGACCGCCGGGCCTATGTCGACAAGGTCAGCGGCGGCCAGCTGGGCTATGTCCACATCGCCGACATGTCCGACGCCGCGCTGGCCCAGCTCTATATCGACCTGGACGCCCAGAACCAGGGCAAGCAGGGCGTGGTCATCGACGTGCGCAACAACAACGGCGGCTACGTCAACGGCCACGTGCTCGACGTCTTCGCGCGCCGCAACTACCTGATGATGACCCCGCGCGACCGCTTCCCCGTGCCGTCGCGCCAGAACCTGGGCCAGCGGGCCCTGGGCCTGCCGACCGTGCTGGTCACCAACGAGTCGTCGCTGTCCGACGCCGAGGACTTCACCGAAGGTTACCGGTCGCTGGGCCTGGGCAAGGTGGTCGGCAAGCCGACCGCCGGCTGGATCATCTTCACCGGCGGTCGCCAGCTGATCGACGGCTCGGTGGTGCGCCTGCCGTTCATCCGCATCGACGACCTGCGCGGCCAGAACATGGAGCTCAATCCCCGGCCGGTGGACCTGGACGTCGACCGCCCGCTGGGCGAGGCCGGCGACGCGCAGCTGGACGCGGCGGTGAAGGTGCTGCTGGGGCGGTAGATCAGAATCCTCCCCCAGCGGGGGAGGATCAGAAGTCTCGGCTCCCGCGTTGACATCACGGTCGCCCCCCATGATGGTCCCGGCCCGCAACGCCGCCTCGGAGCCCGCCTTGACCAACATCCTGCACGCCATGCTGGGCAAGGGCCTGGGCGGTCTTGAGCAGGTGTTCCTAGACTACCAGCCGATCCTCGAAGCCTGGGCGGCCAGGCGCGGCGGCAAGTGCGTGGGCGTGGTGCGCAAGGGCGGCAAGGTCGCCGCGCGCGAGGCCGGGCGGACGCCGCCGCTGGTCGTCATGCCGGCCTTCACCGACTGGGACCCGCTGACCCTGGGCGCGGCCAAGGGCGTTGTGCGCGCGGCCGCGCCGGACCTGATCCTCAGCCACGGCCAGCGGCCGGCGCGGGTGTTCGGCAAGGCGGCCCCCGCCGGCGCGATCCAGGCCGTCTGCCTGCACAAGCCCGTGTTCGACGTCGCGCCCGGCGTCCACTACCTGGCCGTCGGCCGGCACCTGGCGCGATTGGCGATCGAGCGCGGCGCGCCCGAGGACCACGTCTGGTTCATCCCCAATTCGGTCAAGGCCCCGACCGCCCGCGCCACGCCGTTCGCGCGCGCCGAGGGCCAGCCGGTGAAGATCGTCGCCGCCGGCCGCCTGCATTCCAAGAAGGGCTTCGACGTCCTGATCCAGGCGGTGGGCAAGCTGCGCGCCTGGGACTTCGACGTCACCTGCGAGATCGCCGGCGAGGGCGAGGAGCGCGACGACCTGGAGGGCCTGATCCGCGAGCTGGACCTGGATCCTTGCGTCAAGCTGACCGGCTGGACCGACGATGTCGCCGGCTTCCTGGCGACCGGCGACCTCTTCGCCTTCCCCTCGCACCAGGAAGGGTTCCCGCTGACCCTGCTGGAGGCCATGTCCGTCGGTCTGCCGGTGGTGGCGACCGAGATCGATGGGCCGGACGAGATCCTCGAGGAAGGCGTCAACGGCCGTCTGGTGCCCGACGACGATCCCGACCGCCTGGCCGAGGCCCTGGGCGAACTGATCAGCGACCGCGAGACCGCCAGGCGTCTGGGCGCGGCCGCGCGGGAGCTAGTGCTGAGCGACTATGGGCCGGGCGAGCTGGCGCGACGCTTGGAAGCGGCGCTCGACGGAATGCTTTCCCGGGGTTGATGCGAAGCGCGCTCGGGAGTATGACCCCCGTCCGTCCTGGCGATGGCTGGGTAGCTCAGATGGTTAGAGCGGTGGATTCATAACCCACAGGTCGGCGGTTCGATCCCGCCCCCCGCCACCACCAGGACGGTAAATCTCCTTGAAATTCGAGAGCTTGGAACGTCGCTTCGGCGTCGCTCGTTGTCGCGTCATGGCTCGCGCGCCCAGGGTCTTCACGTGGTCGGATGGCTTTCACCGCTACACCGTGGCGGCGACGTCGCGCGCCAAGGCGCTAGCGGCCTGGGAGACCGATCGCGATCTCTTCAAGGAAGGCGTGGCCGAGGAGGCGCCGGACGCTCCCGACGCCAAGGCCGCCCTAGCCGCGCCCGGCGTGGTGATCCGACGGGCCGAGGGCGGGCTGAAGTCGGCCGTCGACAAGCTGCCTAAGCCCAAGACCAGGAAGGTCGACGGCGCCGCCGAGGCCAGGCGGAAGAAGGCGCTGGCCGAAGCGCTGGCGGCGCTGGAAGCGGCGGAAGCCGAGCATCGCGACGCCGAGGCCAACCTTGAGCATCGCCGCCGTGACCTCGACGCGGAGGCCGCCGCGCTCAGCGACTCCTGGACGACGCGCCGAGCGTCGCTGGAGCGGGCGATCCGACGTCAGCGACCGCGATAGAGGTCGGCACGTGGCCGCGCAGGCCGCGATGGTCCAGATAGTCGAGCAGGGCGGCGGGATAGTCGGTCTGGACGATGCTGACCCCCTGGTCGATCAGCCGGCCCCAGGCCCTGTCCGGATCGCGCAGCGCCTTGCGGTCGCCGGACTGGTCCAGCACGCCGCGCCAGCCCTTGGTGGCCAGGGTGTTGGTCCAGACGCGGATGCGGGCGGCGCGGGCCGCGTCGCGGACGGCGACGAAGCCCTGGCGCTTCAGGGCGACCATCTCTACCGCCGGGATCTGGCGGTCGCCGGACGCCTGGCGGGCGGTGATCTGGGCCAGGCCGAAGGCGCGCTTGGCCGCCTTGCTCGCCACCATCGGCATGAAGGCCAGGTCCCGGTACAGCGGCAGGTCGGCGATCGGCGGCGCGCCCAGCCGGGCCTTGGCCTTGAACAGCACCCAGTCGGCGGCGTCGGTCCGCCGCACGATCTCGGCGGCCTCGCCGGCCACCGGACCCTTGAGGTCGACATTGACCAGGATGCGGCCGCGCGCGGCGCGCAGGAACGCCTCCAGGGTCGGCGGCGCCTCGGTTCCGCCGTGGGCGTCCTTCAGGCGCAGGGCCTGGACCTCAGCCAGGGTGAGGTTGGAGACGCGGCCCTTGCCCTCGGTGGTCCGGTCGACCTTGGCGTCGTGCATCACGACGAGGACACCGTCGCGGGTGCGGCGCACGTCGATCTCGACCAGATCCACGCCCAGGGCGATGCAGCGCTCGAGGGCGGCCAGCGAATTCTCGGGGACGGACTGTTCGAAGCCGTGGCTGGGCGCGGGCTGGTGGCAGGCGCGGTGGGCGACCACCAGGACGCCGTCGCCGGCGTCGTAGAGCCGGTCGCGCAGGACGCCTGCGCCGGCCGGGGCGGCCGAAAGGGCCAGGACGCTGGCCAGGGCGGGCAGAAGAGCGGGCGCGCGACGTCGCATGAGGGCCTCCGGCCTCCACATGACCGATTCACGCGACGAGCATACGGCAGTTCGGGCTTACTAAGGTGACGTCGTCGCTCGAGCTTGACCGCAATCGTCGGATGTTCGCCGCCCCAAGTTCGGGTTTGACGGTCGGTATGACGAAGGCGGAAGGAAAGTGACCGGCCGGGATTCACGACATCCCGGCCGGCAAAGGCCGCCCGGCGGGTGGGATGCGCCAGCGGATCTGCAATTTAAGGACGACACAGTTGGACCGAACCCGCCATATGATGGTCGACTAAGTTTCCTATTAGGCGGGCGGAAGGCCCGGACGGTCCTCCGGCGCCTCGGGTAGACGCGCGCTCAGGACGCAACGCAGGCCGTCGGGGCGATAGTCCATGGCCGCCGAACCCTTCAGTTCGCCGCGCAGACTGCGCTCGATCAGGCGCGAGCCGAATCCCTTGCGAGTCGGTTCGGACACCGGCGGGCCGCCGGTTTCCAGCCAGACGCCTTGCAGCTGGCGCGTCGCCGGATCATAGGTCCAGGAGAGGTCCACGCGCCCTTCCGGCAGCGACAGGGCCCCGTACTTCAGGGCGTTGGTGGCCAGTTCGTGCAGGATCAGCGCCATGGTCAGGGCGCCGCCGGGCTGCAGCCGCACCGAGGGGCCCTGGATGCTGAACCGCGTCCCGGCCTCGTCGAACGGCCGCAGGGCCCGCTCGACCACCTCGTGCAGTTCGGCCCCGTGCCAGCTTTCGCGCGTCAGGATGTCGTGCACCCGCGACAGGCCCATCAGCCGCGCCTCGAACTTCTCGAAGGCCACGGTCGGGTCGGGCTCGTTGCGCAGGGTTTGGGCGGCCATCGACTGGACGGTGGCCAGGGTGTTCTTCACCCGGTGGTTCAACTCGTTGATCAGCAGGCGCAGCTGGCTCTGGTGGTCGGCCTGGGCGGTCTCGGCCTGCTTGCGGGCGCTGATGTCGGAGATGATCGCCAGGATGTAGGTCGGCTCGTCCTCGACGCGGACCATCGAGGCGGTCAGGTGGATCCAGATGTCGCCGCCCGGAACCAGGAAGCGCCGCTCGGCCGAGCAGGTCTCCTGCTCCCCGGCCAGCAGGGCCGCGCTCGAGATCAGCATCGGTTCGAGGAAGTCGGGATGGGCCAAGCTCTGCAGCGGCGAGCCCAGAAGCATGTCGCGTGGGCGCTGCAGCAGGGCGCAGAAGCTGTCGTTGACCTCGAGGATCTCGCCGGTCGGCGTCAGCCGGGCCACGCCCATGGCGGCCTGGTCGAAGACCGCGCGATAGCGGGCCTCGGCGGCCTCCAGCTTCAGGCGGGCCTCGATATTGGCGGTGACCACCTCGGTATAGAGCACCAGGCCCCCGACCTCGCCGCCATCGGTGCGCCAGGGCGCCATCGACCAACGGATCCACTCGGTGCGCCCGTCGCGATCGACATAGGGATCGCCCTCGTGGCGCAGCTCGACGCCCTCGGCGATGACCCGGGCGTGCAGGTCGCGCCATTTCTGGGGGATCTCGGGGAACACCTCGTAGTGCTTGCGCCCGATCAGCGGCAGATCGGCGGGCAGGTGCTGGTCGGTCAGATACTGCCGCGAGGCGGCCAGGTAGCGCATCTGGTTGTCGAAGATGGCGATGCCCAGCGGCGCGTGCTTCAGAGCCGTGGTGACGCTCGGCGAAGCGGCCATCGGAGAGCTGGACTGGAGCGGCGCTTCGTCGATCATCGCTCCCCCATGGTAGCGCTCCGGCCTTCGGCTTCGAAGGGTGATTTGTCTGACTTTCGCGTGAGACGCGATCAACTAGAAACCGGAAACACCCGCGTCTGTTTCACGACGCCGTACGCAAAACTGGTATCGATCGAGGCGATGCCAGGGATAGCGTGCAGTTTTCGCCGCATGAAGTCCTCATAGGCCTCCAGACTGTCGACGATCACCCGCAGCAGGTAGTCGTCGCCGCCAGCCAGCAGGAAACAGTCCAGGATCTGGTCGATGCGCGCGACCTGCTCCTCGAAGCCCTTGATCAGGTCCTGGCCGTGGCGGTCCAGCCGTACACGGACGAAGACCGTGATCGGCAGGCCGTAGGCCTTCTGGTCGACCAGCGCCGTGTAACCGGTGATCACCCCCTCCGCCTCCAGGTTGCGCACGCGGCGCAGGCAGGGGGAAGGCGACAGATTGACCCGCTCGGCCAGCTCCTGGTTGGTCAGGCGGCCGTCCTTCTGCAGCTCACGGATGATCTGGCGGTCCTTGGCGTCCATAGGCATGTGCTGGGGTCGGCCTCTTGAGCAGAATCTGCCAAAATAGAAGCGCATCGTGGCAGACTTCGCAATCTACCGCGCCCGACTCCACGCCAGTGTCACTTCGATAGAGGATTGACACATGCGCAGCGACCAGGCCGGATTTTCGACGCGGGCGATTCATGCGGGCTATGACCCGGCCGACGAGCACGGGGCGCTGACGCCGCCGGTGCACCTGACCTCGACCTTCGCCTTCGAGAGCGCCGAGGCCGGCGGCGAGATGTTCGCCGGGACGCGGGAAGGCCACTTCTATTCGCGCATCTCCAACCCGACGACCGACCTGCTGGAGCGTCGCCTGGCCAGCCTGGAGGGCGCGGAGGCCGCCGTGGCCACGGCCTCGGGCATGGGCGCGATCACCGCCACCCTGTGGAGCTTCCTGCGGGCCGGCGACGAGGTGATCACCGACCAGACCCTCTACGGCTGCACCTTCGCCTTTCTGCGCGACGGCCTGACCCGGTTCGGGGTGACCGTGCGCCAGGTCGACATGACCAGGCCCGACGATTTGGCGGCGGCGATCTCGGACAGGACCCGGATCGTCTATTTCGAGACCCCGGCCAATCCGAACATGCGCCTGGTGGACATCGCCGCGATCAGCCGGATCGCTCATGGGACGGGCGCCAAGGTGGTGGTCGACAACACCTACGCCACCCCGGTCCTGACCCGGCCGCTGGTCCTGGGCGCGGACGTCGTCGTCCACTCGGCGACCAAGTACCTGGGCGGCCACGGCGACCTGATCGGCGGGATCGCCGCCGGCGGTCTCGAGGACATGACCCGCGTGCGCCTGGTCGGGGTCAAGGACATGACCGGGGCGGTGATGTCGCCGTTCACGGCCTTCCTGGTGCTGCGGGGCCTGAAGACCCTGTCGCTGCGCATGGCCCGCCACGGCCAGAGCGCCCAGGACGTCGCCCGCTGGCTGGAGGCGCATCCGGCCGTCGCGCGGGTGTTCTATCCGGGCCTGCGGAGCTTCCCGCAAGCCGCCCTGGCCGCGCGCCAGATGGCCGGAGGCGGCGGCATGATGGCCTTCGAGCTGAAAGGCGGCCACGGGGCGGGGGTCTCGATGATGAACCGCCTGACCCTGATCCGGCGGGCCGTGTCGCTGGGCGACGCCGAGACCCTTGTCCAGCACCCGGCCAGCATGACCCATTCCACCTACGCTCCCGAGGAGCGCGCGGCCGCGGGCATCGGCGAGGGCCTGGTGCGGCTGTCCGTGGGGCTGGAGGACGTCGGCGACATCCTGGCCGACCTGGAGATGGCGCTGGAGCCGGAAAGGATCGTGGCGCTGGCCTAGGCGCCGCGCCCATCCGCGAGCGCGGCGCGGTTAACCTTCACCGCAAAAATCCTGAATCTGCACGGGCGATTAACCGCATCATGCGTTTATCCCCCGATGGCGAAATTCCCGTCAGACGTTGACCAGGACCGGCGATCGGCCGTCCGGATCCCGACCTCGCGGTCGGGAAAGCTGCTGTGCGGCGCCTTCGCCTGGGACTGCGTGATCCGTGATCTCTCCAGCAGCGGGGCGAAGGTCCAGATGCTGTCGAACGCCGCCCCGCCGGGGCAGGCCCAGCTGGTCGATCTGGCCGCAGGCCTGGCCTACGACGTGACCATCGCCTGGCGGCGTGACCGCGAGGCGGGCCTGCGCATCGTGCGCACCTACGATCTCCGAGGTCTGGCCCCGGCCGCCGCCGGCATGGCCAAGCGCATCTGGCTGGCCTCGCAGTCGGACGTCTCGACCGGCTGAAGCCCACGAGGATCCGGAAACGAAAAGGACCCCGGCCCGCCGACCGAGGTCCTTTCCATACGCTTGTCCGCGTCGCCTCGAAACGTCGAGGGCGCGGGACGCCCTGGCTAGGCGGCGCCTTCGCGAGCGGCTTCGTCGGCCATCGCGCGCACCAGGTCCAGGACCTGACGGCGAACGCGGCCGCGACCGATCTTCGGGAACACCTCGGCCAGCTCCAGGCCTTCCGGCGTGGTCAGGAATTCCTGCACCACCTTCTCGGCGTGCTGGGCGGCGTCGTCGACTTCGGCGCCGTTCATCGGATCGGCCAGGCCGTCGAAGAAGAACGACACCGGGACCTGCAGGGTCTTGGCGATCTCGTACAGCTTGCTGGCGCTGACGCGGTTGGCGCCGCGCTCGTACTTCTGCACCTGCTGGAAGGTCAGCCCCAGGCTGTCGGCCAGCTGCTCCTGGCTCACGCCCAGCAGCTTGCGACGCATCCGGACCCGGCCGCCAACGTGCAGGTCGACGGGGTTGGGGCGTCGGCCTTCGGTTTCTTCGCTCATGTGTTTTCCGCCTCCAACGGTTGTTCGGGGAAAATGACACGACCGTGACGTCGGTGGAAGCGATGGACCATCAAGCGCGGCGTCATGTCGCGATGGTTCAGCTTCCTTCCCCAAAACGAGGAGGCTAGCGGTCCGGACGGCGATTCGGCGCCAACCGAAAGCGCGACCCGCTCTCGTCAGGAGAGTGTCGCGAAACGGTCGGCGCCGAGGTGTGTCCGGACGGTCGCGGCCGGGGCGAGTCGGCGACCGCGAGGCGTTGTCCCGTCAGGCGTTGAGGACGCGGGCGCGGGTGTCCCAGATCCGCCGGGCCTGGCCGCTGCTGTCATGCAGGCGGAACAGGGTCTCGGCCGCCAGGGTCTCGTCGCGCTCGGCGCCGGCGGTCAGCTGCGGCGTCATGGCGCGGGTCACCTGGCGCTGCACGGCGGCCAGGTCGCCGAACGCCATCATGTCCAGGGCGTCGATCTCGTAGCCGATCGGCGACTCGCGGCCGATAGCCTCCAGTACCCGGTCCAGCAGCGCCTGCGAGATGGCGATCTCCGAGCCGGCCACCACGCCGTACTCGTAGGGACGCGGAATCCCGACCAGGCGGGTGTCGATCGGCGAGTTGAGGATGCCGGGATACAGCTGCATGTCGATCATGCCGACGAAGCGGTTCACGCCTCGACGCAGGGCCAGCTCGAACGCCGCCGCCCAGCACTCGAACACCCGCTCGCCGCGGCCCGAGCCCTTGCGCTGGCGATAGGCCTCGGTGGTGAACAGGCGCGTGGCCTCCCAGACGTCGGCGCCCTTCTTGGGTGTCTCGCCCGGGGCGATCAGGTGGGCGAACTTGTCGGCCAGCATGCAGCGATCGTCGGTGGGACGCAGCCGCAGTCCGACCTCCAGCTCCATCGCGTCGTTGAAGCCCAGCAGGTAGATGGCGCGGTGGTCGTCGTAGTCGTCGACCTCGCCGCCGTCGAGCACGACCAGGTCGACCCAGCCGTTCTTCTCGACGCACTGGCGGCGGCGCTCCTCGTGCATGGCCCACAGCTGCGGGCCGTAGAGATGGCGGTTCTCGGAAGTGATGATGTGGATCATAGCCGCCCCCAGCGGTGGTTGGACGGTCTGGATTAAGAGGCATGATCCGCGGAAACGACGATAGGCCAAACGGCCTACTCCTATTCCCCCGCGAGAGGCTTGCCAGGGCGGCGCGGGGGGATCAGCATCCCTCCATGACGACGGCGACCTCCCGAGAACGCCAGGAGCGCTACCGCAGCTTCGCGGCCTTCTATCCGTTCTACCTGACTGAACACGTCAATCCGGTCAGCCGACGGCTGCATGTCGTGGGCACGACCCTGGTGGTCGTCTGCCTGGCCATGGGCGCGTTGCGCGACTGGCGGTTCTTCCTGGCCGCGCCCCTGGTCGGCTACGGCTTCGCGTGGGTGGGCCACTTCGTGTTCGAGAAGAACCGGCCGGCGACGTTCAAGCACCCGCTCTACAGCCTGATGGGCGATTTCCGGCTGTGGTTCGAGACGCTGACGGGGCGGCGGAAGTTCTGAGGTTTTGATCGGCGCGTGACGAGTCGAAACCGGGCCCCACTTTCGGCTGTCGCGCCTAGAGCTTCGAAAGCAGTCCCAGCTCGCCGGCCTTCAGCACCGCTTCCTGGCGCTTGACCACGCCCAGGCGCTTCTTGGCGGCCTCGATGTGGTGGTGGACGGTGCGCGGCGACAGCTCGAGGATCGCGCCGATCTCCCAGTCGGTCTTGCCCCGGCTGGCCCAGTACAGGCACTGGGCCTGGCGCTCGGAGATGACCCCGTAGTCGGGATTGTCGTCCTGCAGCTCCCAGTGCTTGAGCATGATGGTGCCGAACACCGTGGCCAGACTCTCGATCACCGCCCGCTGGGTGGGATCGGTGTCGGGCGCCTCGGTGGACATGCGGATCAGCACCTCCTGGCCGGCGGGGCCGAACACGCGCACGACATAGCCGTCGTTCATGCCCAGCTCCGAGGCCTCGCCCCACATGGCGTGGGCCCGGCTGTCGCCCAGCGGCTTGGCGTCGGTCCAGGCGAACGAGCGGGGGGACTTCAGCAGCAGTTTGACGCACGGATCGTGGACCACGTAGCGCTCGCTCCAGTAGCGCTGGTCCCACTGGTCGAAGTCCTGGCGGCTGAGCGTGGGCGGTTCCTTGCCGTAGTGCTCGGCGTTGACCAGGGTGGCGCAGAACTTGTCGTAGCCGAAGGCGGCGATCGCCAGCGCGAAATGCGCCTCCACCTCCTGGGCCGACGCCAGGTGCGGGGCTTGGCTGAGGAACGCCCAAGCCTGTTGTTCCGCCGTGTTCAGCACGCGTCCTCGCTACTCCGCACTCACGCCGAGGTTAGGCTAGGCGGTGATACAGCCCGGCGCCAAGCGCGTACTACTCCAGGTAGCGCGGATCCTTGGCGGCGAAAGGTCGCGGCCGGGATCGCGAGGCGGTCGGCTCAGGCCGCCGCTTCCTCGCCTTCGTCCTCGCCGCCCAGCAGGGCGTTCAGCACGACGGCCAGGCGTTCGGGCTTGATCGGCTTTTCGACGACGTCCTGCATGCCGGCGGCGACATAGGTCTGGACGTCGGCGGGATCGGCGTTGGCGGTCAGGGCCACGATCGGCACGGCGCTGGCGCGGCCGCTCATCTCGCGGATGGCGCGGGTGGCGGCGATGCCGTCCATGCGCGGCATCTTGATGTCCATCAGGATCAGGTCGTAGCGGCCGCTCTTGGCCATCTCGAGCGCCTCGAGACCGTCGACGGCCTGTTCCGAGGTGCACTCGAACATGTCGCACAGGGCTTCGGCGACCATGCGGTTGGTGGCGTTGTCGTCGACGATCAGGATGTGGGCCGCGCGACCGGTTACGGCCGGCTCGGCCTCGGCGCGGGCCACCACGACGGAGGCGGGGGCCAGCGACAGGGTGAAGCCTACGGTCAGGCCGGCGCCGCGATTGGCCTCGGCGCGCAGCGGTCCGCCCATGGCTCGCAGCAGGCGGCGGGCCAGGGCCATCGCCACGCCCAGGGCCATCTCGCTCCGGTCCTGCTGGCTGGCGCCGCCCAGCGGGTCGCGGACGCGGGCCAGGCGCTCGTCGGCATGGCCTTCGGTATTGTCGCGGACCTGGCCTTCCAGGCGGATCTGGTCGCCGTCGGCGCGGGCCGTCAGGCGGGCCTCGATCATGCCGCGGCCCGAGGCCAGGGCGTTCTCGATCAGGATGTCGAACACCTGCAGCAGGCGCTCGCCGTCGACATCGACGCCGCATTCCGGGTCGCCATCGTAGGAGACGAGCAGCGTGGAGCCGCCCTCCTGGGCGCGGGCGGCCCAGCGGGCCTCGACCGCGTCGGCGAAGTCGCGCAGGCGGATGGGGGTCGGCGAGAAGGTCAGCTGGCCGCGGGCCGAGCGGTGCAGGTCGATGGCGCGGCCGACCGTCTCGCCCATGTCGCGGCTGGTGTCGCCGATGGCGCGGACGAAGGCGGCGGCGTCGGGCGTCAGGCGCTGCTGCTCGAGGCGCTCGGTGATGGCCAGCACGCCGTCCAGGTGCGCGCCGATGTCGACGGCCATGCGCTCGACCATGGCCATGGCGTCGCGCGCCTCGCCCTGGCGACGGCGGTGCGAGGCCAGCAGCGAGGCCAGGCCGCCCACGCCGGCGTAGCGGCCGGCGGCGTCGACGGCGACATAGGCGGTGCGGAACACCGGGGTCGGGCTGTCGGCCAGGGTGTTGACGAAGCTGTTGGCGTCGGTCTGGGCCATGACCGTCCGCGGGGTGGTGTCCATGACCTCGGCGATCGGCGTGTCGGCCAGCTGCTCGCCGGCCACGCGCATCATGCCTTGCAGGACGTCGCGATAGACCAGGCCCACGGGCGCGCGGCCGTCGTCGACGACCGCCAGGGCGGCCAGGGCCGCGTCGGCGTCGAACATCGCCGCGACAGCGCCGCAAGGCGTGCCGGGCGCGATCGGTGCGCGGGGGTCGATCAGACGGGTCAGCGTATCCATACGGCGCTTCGCTGGGACTAGGAGGCGCACCTTGCCCCGGCCGGCCTTGCGGAGTCGTTAAGTCGGCGGCCCGACCGGCGGGGTACCGTCGGAAAGTGCTGGGTTTTTCGTTTTCGAGGCGGCCGGAACGCAAAAGGGGGCGGCGGAAGACCGCCGCCCCCCTGGGCGTCCTCATGGCGTCCGCTCGGTGCGGGAGCCCTACCAGGACTTGGTGATCGCCACGCCGTACAGGCGCGGTTCGGCGGTGATCACGTTGGTGAACAGGCCCGAGCTGTCGTCGGTGGTGTAGGCGTCGACGATCGGGGTCTTGTTGCCGATGTTCTTGACGTAGGCGTCGATCGACAGGCCCCACTCCGGCTTTTCCACCTTCAGGGTGATGTTGCCGTTGTCCCACGCCTTCAGGCGATCGTAGTCGGTGTTGTAGACGCGGGCGAACTGCTTGGTCTGGCGGTAGTAGTCGCCGCGCAGGGTGGCCGACCAGCCGCCCGACAGTTCGAAGGTGTATTGGGCGCCGAACGAGGTGGTCCAGTGCGGCGAGTTGGGCAGCTCGTTGCCCGACAGGTCCGCCGCCACGCCTTCGATCGAATAGCCGGCGCCGTAGGTGTAGAGGCCCGTGGCGTTGGCCAGGAAGGCGGCCGTGGGCGCAGGCAGGCCCGCGCCGCCCAGGGCGGCCGGGGTCGACAGGAACGCCTGGTAAGCCGCCGCGCCCGAGCAGGCCCACGGCAGGGTGGCTCCCGCGCCGGCGCCCAGGATGGTGGCGACGCCTTGCGTGGCCAGCACGCAGTTGGCGCCGACGGCCGACGAGTTCGGTCCCACCTTCACGACCGTGTAGGCCGCGTTGGACTGGGTCCGGTTCATCGTGTCGATCGAGGTGACGCCGGCGCCGATCTTGGTGTGCAGATAGCCGATCGTGGCGTTGAGCCGCAGGTTGCGGACCGGCGACCAGATCGATTCCAGCTCGAAACCGTAGACCTTGGCGTCGACGTTCTCGTTGACCGAGGTGCGGTTGACGATCTTGGAGATCTGGTAGCCCTGGTAGTCGTAGGCGAAGCCGGTGGCGTTCAGCAGGACGCTGCCGCCGGCCAGGGTGTTCTTGGTGCCGATCTCGATCGCGTTGACGAATTCCGGCGCGAAGGTCTGCTTGATGCCGACCGAGTCCGCCGGGACGCCCGGATTGATGCCGCCGCCCTTGTAGCCCTTGGAATAGAAGGCATAGAGCAGGGTGTCGTCCGTGAAGCCCAGGTGAGCCTTGTAGTCGAAGCCGAAGCGGCCGGTGAGCTCGCTGAAGCGGGCGCGCTGGTCGGGGTTGGTCGGGTTCAGGGTCAGGCCGTAGCCGGGGGCCAGCAGCACGGTCGAGAAGTTCTTGACCGCCTTCTTGTCGCGGGTCTGGCGCAGGCCCAGGGTGAACTTCAGATCCTCGTTGGCCTGCCAGTACAGTTCGCCGAACAGGGCGTCCGAGGTCAGGTTATAGGGCGTGCGGTTGTCATAGTAGTTGTGGCCCTCGCCGGTCGGCGTGGCCGCCGTGTCGATGCCGATGCAGCGGGCGGTGGTCGCCGGGTTGCAGTTCGGATTGCCGGTGTTGGAGAAGTTCAGCGCCAGCGACGACAGGGTCAGCGAGTTGCCGATCACGTAGTAGTCGGTGGTGGTGCGGTAGGTGAAGTGGATGCCGCCGATGTTGAAGTTCAGCGGGCCGTCATAGGCGGACTGCAGGCGCAGCTCCTGGCTGAACTGCTCGGACCGGCCCGACGAGATGTCGATCGTCGTGAACTTGTTGGTGTTGCCGACCTGCGGGTCGTTGAAGAAGCCGCCGGGCGTGAACGGCGTGCTGTTGAAGGCGATCGGCGAGACGTTCCGGTTGTAGTCCTGCTTCGTATAGACGCTGCCCTTGCTGTAGGCCGTCATCGACGTCAGCGTCAGCTGGTCGTTCAGATCGT
Encoded proteins:
- a CDS encoding TonB-dependent receptor, producing MSQTLRMRSLLIMGASAVAISALAAPAFAQQAKPPAQQNTTVIEELVVTAQKKEEALQDVPIAVSAFSQDSLEAQKIDGGPNLQLAIPNVTFAKSNFTNSFNFQIRGIGAKAVGASADQGVGVHMNNAPMQAGNLFEAEFYDVERVEVLRGPQGTLYGRNATGGVVNVITAKPTDQFEANVKAEYGNYNSVKLRGMVNVPIFGDKLAVRLSGTTLKRDGFVTNTFNNHVVDDRDLYSTRVQVMFNPTEKLRTNFLWERFHEDDSRARTGKQLCTKDDGPATVGGVPTGTARRYLTQGCLSASLYNAAAYGTVNTSGTLTGLLGNIFGFTSGDANAGDTTSRDLREIETALDPLYQSSSNVYQFTLNYDLNDQLTLTSMTAYSKGSVYTKQDYNRNVSPIAFNSTPFTPGGFFNDPQVGNTNKFTTIDISSGRSEQFSQELRLQSAYDGPLNFNIGGIHFTYRTTTDYYVIGNSLTLSSLALNFSNTGNPNCNPATTARCIGIDTAATPTGEGHNYYDNRTPYNLTSDALFGELYWQANEDLKFTLGLRQTRDKKAVKNFSTVLLAPGYGLTLNPTNPDQRARFSELTGRFGFDYKAHLGFTDDTLLYAFYSKGYKGGGINPGVPADSVGIKQTFAPEFVNAIEIGTKNTLAGGSVLLNATGFAYDYQGYQISKIVNRTSVNENVDAKVYGFELESIWSPVRNLRLNATIGYLHTKIGAGVTSIDTMNRTQSNAAYTVVKVGPNSSAVGANCVLATQGVATILGAGAGATLPWACSGAAAYQAFLSTPAALGGAGLPAPTAAFLANATGLYTYGAGYSIEGVAADLSGNELPNSPHWTTSFGAQYTFELSGGWSATLRGDYYRQTKQFARVYNTDYDRLKAWDNGNITLKVEKPEWGLSIDAYVKNIGNKTPIVDAYTTDDSSGLFTNVITAEPRLYGVAITKSW